A DNA window from Impatiens glandulifera chromosome 7, dImpGla2.1, whole genome shotgun sequence contains the following coding sequences:
- the LOC124910676 gene encoding antimicrobial peptides-like has protein sequence MVHKGVVFGVILLFIFSAIAKADSNPLKEEDKKKPDHVVAGGEPQYSEDQYGRRCCGWGPGKRYCVRWCRNAEEVAAFEAYELQAGVVGGTQYSEDQFRRKCCGWGPGRRYCVRWCRNAEEVAALKAYEEEAKSEEMQYSFDQYGRRCCGWGPGGRYCVRWC, from the exons ATGGTTCATAAGGGTGTAGTTTTCGGGGTGATTcttctcttcatcttctctgCAATAGCCAAAGCTGATTCAAACCCTCTTAaag AGGAGGATAAGAAGAAACCAGACCATGTGGTAGCTGGCGGTGAACCTCAATACTCGGAGGATCAGTATGGTCGCCGGTGTTGCGGTTGGGGACCTGGAAAGCGATATTGTGTTCGGTGGTGTCGTAACGCAGAAGAGGTGGCAGCTTTCGAGGCATATGAATTACAAGCTGGAGTAGTGGGAGGAACGCAGTATTCGGAGGATCAGTTTCGTCGTAAGTGTTGCGGTTGGGGGCCTGGTCGGCGATATTGTGTGCGGTGGTGTCGTAACGCTGAAGAGGTGGCAGCTCTCAAGGCATACGAAGAAGAAGCCAAAAGTGAAGAAATGCAGTACTCGTTTGATCAGTATGGCCGTCGGTGCTGTGGTTGGGGACCTGGTGGGCGATATTGCGTGCGTTGGTGCTAA